From one Nitrosococcus halophilus Nc 4 genomic stretch:
- a CDS encoding AtpZ/AtpI family protein has product MAENQEDPKPVTPENHFGKNVGRKAKRKIQAKKEKNPPTWFWLGMFGLVGWSVAVPTLIGVALGIWIDATWPSKVSWTLNLLIVGIIIGCLNAWYWVKQESRRNGD; this is encoded by the coding sequence ATGGCTGAAAATCAAGAAGACCCAAAACCGGTTACGCCTGAAAATCATTTTGGCAAAAACGTAGGCCGTAAAGCAAAACGAAAAATCCAGGCTAAAAAGGAAAAAAACCCGCCTACCTGGTTCTGGCTGGGAATGTTTGGCTTAGTCGGCTGGTCTGTTGCCGTACCGACCCTAATAGGGGTAGCCCTAGGAATATGGATCGATGCGACTTGGCCAAGCAAGGTATCCTGGACCCTGAATTTACTCATTGTGGGAATCATCATTGGCTGCTTAAACGCTTGGTATTGGGTCAAACAGGAAAGCCGGCGCAATGGGGACTGA
- a CDS encoding F0F1 ATP synthase subunit epsilon, giving the protein MTEKKMHLKVLLPTEVLVDEVVSKVIAEARNGAFCLLPRHIDFVAALVPGILVFTTEDKRENYLAVDEGTLVKCGQEVLISVLNGARSTDLEDLKAIVEENFRHLDEYERLTRTALARLEAGVIRRFMELEE; this is encoded by the coding sequence ATGACGGAAAAAAAGATGCACCTGAAGGTACTGCTTCCCACGGAAGTTCTCGTTGATGAAGTCGTCAGTAAAGTCATCGCCGAAGCCCGAAATGGCGCCTTTTGTCTGCTACCACGACATATTGATTTCGTTGCTGCTCTGGTGCCAGGCATCCTGGTGTTTACCACCGAGGACAAAAGGGAAAACTACCTAGCTGTTGATGAAGGGACTTTAGTGAAATGTGGTCAGGAAGTGTTGATCTCTGTCCTCAATGGCGCTCGCAGTACTGATCTGGAAGACTTAAAGGCCATTGTTGAAGAAAATTTCCGGCATCTGGATGAGTATGAGCGACTCACCCGAACGGCCCTGGCCCGACTGGAAGCCGGCGTCATCCGCCGCTTTATGGAGCTGGAGGAATAA
- the atpD gene encoding F0F1 ATP synthase subunit beta: MSQPFSPKEATLNPGQVVAVRGNVVDVQFSRLPPRYRQLRTKGGQGDIILEIQSHLSANRARCIALTTTRGLARGASVVDTGKMLDIPVGEALLGRMLNVFGDPIDNKGTLDASERLPIHRTPLPLAQRVTTRKIFETGIKAVDLLAPLEEGGKAGLFGGAGVGKTVLITEMIHNMVGRYQGISLFCGIGERSREAEELYRDMKEAGVLDNTIMLFGQMNEPPGARFRVGHAALTVAEYFRDIAKRNVLLLIDNIFRFIQSGTEVSGLMGKIPSRVGYQPTLGTELAELEERICSSASGSITSVQAVYVPADDLTDPSATHTFAHLSASIVLSRKKASQGFYPAIDPLQSDSKMLTPGVVGKRHYKVAQEVRRTLAEYEELKDIISMLGIEELSQKDRQTVSQARRLERFLTQPFFTTEQFTGYTGKMVPLEQTIAGCEDILAGKFADYGEKDLYMIGPIEEAEAKKAKA, translated from the coding sequence GTGTCGCAACCATTCTCACCAAAAGAAGCAACCCTTAACCCTGGGCAGGTCGTTGCCGTACGAGGAAATGTGGTCGATGTTCAATTCTCCCGACTACCGCCCCGCTATCGCCAGTTACGGACCAAAGGAGGCCAAGGGGATATTATTCTAGAGATCCAGTCCCATCTTAGCGCCAATAGGGCTCGCTGCATTGCTTTGACCACTACCCGGGGTTTGGCTCGCGGCGCCTCAGTGGTTGACACGGGAAAAATGCTCGATATCCCGGTAGGAGAAGCCCTGTTAGGCCGAATGCTGAATGTATTCGGTGACCCTATAGACAATAAGGGGACTCTGGATGCCTCCGAGCGTCTGCCTATCCATCGTACCCCTCTCCCCCTGGCCCAACGGGTCACTACCCGCAAGATCTTTGAAACCGGCATTAAAGCCGTGGACCTATTGGCGCCACTGGAGGAAGGGGGCAAAGCGGGCCTCTTTGGGGGCGCTGGGGTGGGTAAAACTGTGCTCATTACTGAAATGATTCATAACATGGTGGGACGCTACCAGGGGATTAGTCTCTTTTGTGGCATTGGCGAACGCAGCCGTGAAGCCGAAGAACTTTACCGGGACATGAAAGAGGCGGGGGTGTTAGACAATACCATCATGCTCTTCGGCCAGATGAATGAACCCCCTGGCGCCCGGTTTCGAGTGGGTCATGCAGCGCTCACCGTGGCCGAATATTTCCGCGACATTGCCAAGCGCAATGTGTTATTGCTTATCGACAACATCTTCCGCTTCATCCAGTCGGGCACCGAGGTTTCTGGCCTCATGGGGAAGATTCCTTCCCGAGTAGGCTACCAACCGACTTTGGGAACCGAATTGGCGGAGCTGGAAGAGCGGATCTGCAGCTCCGCCAGTGGCTCCATTACTTCAGTTCAAGCGGTTTATGTTCCCGCTGATGATCTCACCGATCCTTCTGCTACCCATACTTTTGCCCATCTCTCAGCTTCCATTGTGCTGTCTCGTAAAAAGGCCAGCCAAGGATTTTACCCGGCTATAGACCCCCTGCAATCGGACTCTAAAATGCTGACCCCCGGGGTAGTCGGCAAGCGCCATTACAAGGTTGCCCAGGAGGTACGGCGCACCCTGGCAGAGTATGAAGAACTCAAGGACATCATTTCCATGCTAGGGATTGAGGAACTGTCTCAAAAGGATCGGCAAACGGTAAGCCAAGCCCGTCGCCTGGAACGTTTTTTGACACAGCCCTTCTTCACCACCGAGCAGTTTACCGGCTATACCGGGAAAATGGTGCCTCTGGAGCAGACCATTGCGGGCTGCGAGGATATCTTAGCTGGAAAGTTTGCTGACTATGGGGAAAAAGACCTCTATATGATTGGCCCCATTGAAGAGGCGGAGGCCAAAAAGGCAAAAGCATGA